One genomic window of Medicago truncatula cultivar Jemalong A17 chromosome 1, MtrunA17r5.0-ANR, whole genome shotgun sequence includes the following:
- the LOC120575817 gene encoding rust resistance kinase Lr10: MYYEGVWAIGHYVLPSILLARFLFGISFFIALLIYKWRKRHWSMYECIEIYLQHNNLMPIGYSYKEIKKMAKGFKEELGKGGFGTVFKGNLRSGPCVAIKMLGKSKGNGQDFINEVTTIGRIHHLNVVQLLGFCIEGSKRALVYEFMPNGSLDKFIFSKEGSINLSYNKIYDIAIGVARGIAYLHHGCEMKILHFDIKPHNILLDENFIPKISDFGLAKLHPIENSVITMTAARGTIGYMAPELFYKNIGGVSYKADVYSFGMLLMEMASKRKNLNTKAEHSSQLYFPFWIYDQLGKQGEIEIENVVEEDMKIVKKMIMVALWCIQLKPNDRPSMSRVVEMLEGDIETLEMPPEPTMYPDEVISRDEITTNSN; the protein is encoded by the coding sequence ATGTACTATGAAGGGGTATGGGCCATTGGACATTATGTTCTACCATCAATTCTGTTGGCTAGATTTCTATTTGGGATATCATTTTTTATCGCACTACTGATATACAAATGGCGAAAAAGACATTGGTCAATGTATGAATGTATTGAAATATATCTACAACATAACAACCTCATGCCCATTGGATATTCATACAAAGAAATCAAGAAAATGGCTAAAGGTTTCAAAGAAGAGTTGGGTAAAGGAGGGTTTGGCACTGTGTTCAAGGGAAACCTACGTAGTGGGCCTTGTGTGGCAATCAAGATGTTGGGTAAGTCAAAAGGTAATGGGCAAGACTTTATCAATGAAGTCACAACTATTGGAAGAATACATCATTTGAATGTTGTACAATTACTTGGATTTTGCATTGAGGGATCCAAACGTGCTCTTGTTTATGAATTCATGCCTAATGGATCTcttgataaatttattttctctaaAGAAGGGAGCATAAATTTAAGCTACAACAAAATTTACGATATAGCAATTGGAGTAGCTCGTGGGATTGCTTATCTTCACCATGGATGTGAAATGAAGATTTTACATTTTGATATCAAGCCCCACAATATCTTGCTTGATGAGAACTTTATCCCTAAAATATCTGACTTTGGATTGGCAAAACTACACCCGATAGAGAATAGCGTCATCACAATGACTGCAGCAAGAGGTACAATTGGATATATGGCTCCTGAGTTATTCTACAAAAATATAGGGGGAGTGTCGTACAAGGCTGATGTTTATAGTTTTGGGATGCTTTTGATGGAGATGGCAAGCAAGAGGAAAAACCTGAACACCAAGGCAGAGCATTCAAGCCAACTTTATTTTCCCTTTTGGATATATGATCAACTTGGCAAACAAGgagaaatagaaatagaaaatgtCGTAGAAGAGGATATGAAAATAGTAAAGAAAATGATCATGGTCGCTCTTTGGTGTATACAATTGAAACCAAATGATCGTCCTTCGATGAGTAGAGTAGTGGAGATGCTTGAAGGAGATATTGAAACTCTTGAAATGCCTCCAGAACCAACCATGTATCCAGATGAAGTAATTTCGAGGGATGAAATTACAACAAACTCAAATTAA
- the LOC120575814 gene encoding rust resistance kinase Lr10-like, protein HGSLHGVGEAAQISLGIAKGIEYLHEGCSHPILHFDINPHNVLLDETFTPKISDFGLAKLCSKNISVVSMTAARGTLGYMAPEVLSRNFGNVSLKSDIYSYGMLLLEMVGGRKNVDSSSAETFHSLYREWIYNLLEGDIYMNIEDEGDAKFAKKLAIVGLWCIQWQPMNRPSIKTVIQMLETEDDSQLTFPPNPFHSTNSITTSEGSLARRPFQFQMEVIQE, encoded by the coding sequence CACGGATCACTTCATGGGGTGGGAGAAGCTGCACAAATTAGTCTTGGTATCGCAAAAGGAATCGAGTATCTTCATGAGGGTTGTAGCCATCCAATCCTGCACTTTGACATTAACCCTCACAATGTTTTGCTAGATGAAACCTTCACTCCAAAAATTTCAGACTTTGGACTCGCCAAATTATGTTCCAAGAATATTAGTGTAGTGTCCATGACAGCTGCTAGGGGAACCTTGGGATATATGGCGCCTGAAGTTTTGTCACGAAATTTTGGGAATGTTTCTCTTAAGTCTGATATTTATAGTTATGGGATGTTGTTGCTAGAGATGGTTGGTGGAAGGAAGAATGTAGACTCATCATCTGCAGAAACTTTCCATAGTTTATACCGAGAATGGATTTATAATTTATTGGAAGGAGACATATATATGAATATTGAAGACGAAGGTGATGCGAAGTTTGCAAAGAAACTCGCAATTGTCGGACTTTGGTGCATTCAGTGGCAGCCAATGAATCGTCCTTCCATTAAAACCGTCATACAAATGTTGGAAACAGAAGATGACAGCCAATTAACTTTTCCACCTAATCCTTTTCATTCCACAAATTCCATTACCACCAGTGAAGGCTCTTTAGCAAGACGaccttttcaatttcaaatggaAGTGATTCAAGAATAA
- the LOC25482287 gene encoding rust resistance kinase Lr10, producing the protein MLLILLNLQLINSSSYHDEWTELSCGPNEPIIRFPFQLVKESSQDQCVYPEFCLYCTKNKRTMIVLSSNSGPIKFFVTQIMYEYVKIYISDPDNCFPKMFLDRKLNNSSFLPYYRFPEESESTVAFFNCSSVKKRHLRNQYQINKDSQDMITCPIYASYSDESVVKLDLASCTKMIEVSATIDANHLSTNSFSLSWHKTNCDVCEAKGMKCRWNTNSSKRDIECFNRKRIRKTIYIPNSLIFASTGSIILGLVIIAITKIYLHFRGKKEDQVRIDKFLDDFRAQKPARFSYADIKTITGGFKEKLGEGAHGTVFKGKLSSDILVAVKILNNTQGEGKEFITEVEIMGKIHHINVVRLLGFCAELGNPSCSCIQFVSKRFTTKLHIFT; encoded by the exons ATGCTACTGATTCTTCTGAATCTCCAGCTTATCAATAGCAGCAGCTATCATGACGAGTGGACAGAATTGTCCTGTGGACCTAACGAGCCGATTATTCGATTCCCATTCCAACTCGTTAAGGAATCATCACAAGATCAATGTGTTTATCCTGAGTTTTGCTTATATTGTACTAAAAATAAGAGAACCATGATTGTGCTCTCTTCCAATTCAGGTCCAATCAAATTCTTTGTTACTCAAATTATGTACGAATatgtaaaaatttatatttcggACCCGGATAATTGCTTTCCAAAAATGTTTCTGGATCGGAAACTTAACAATTCATCATTTCTTCCTTATTACCGATTTCCTGAAGAATCAGAATCAACAGTAGCCTTTTTCAACTGCTCTTCGGTTAAGAAACGACATTTGAGAAACCAATATCAGATAAACAAAGATTCACAAGATATGATCACTTGTCCAATTTACGCTTCTTATTCTGATGAAAGTGTCGTCAAGTTGGACCTTGCATCATGTACCAAGATGATTGAAGTCAGCGCAACTATCGATGCAAATCACCTGTCGACTAATAGCTTCTCTTTGAGTTGGCACAAAACAAATTGTGATGTATGTGAAGCAAAAGGCATGAAATGTAGATGGAACACCAACAGCTCCAAACGTGACATTGAATGTTTTAACCGCAAAAGAATACGGAAAACTATCTATATTCCAAACTCTCTTATTTTTGCTAGTACCG GGTCAATTATATTGGGGTTGGTCATCATTGCAATTACAAAGATTTATCTACattttaggggaaaaaaagAAGATCAAGTTAGAATTGATAAGTttttagatgattttagagCACAAAAGCCTGCTAGATTTTCCTATGCTGATATAAAAACAATCACAGGTGGGTTTAAGGAGAAACTTGGAGAAGGAGCTCACGGAACAGTGTTTAAGGGAAAACTCTCTAGTGATATTCTGGTGGCTGTGAAAATTCTCAACAATACACAGGGAGAAGGTAAAGAGTTCATCACTGAAGTAGAAATTATGGGAAAAATACACCATATCAACGTGGTTCGGTTGCTTGGATTTTGCGCAGAGCTAGGGAATCCATCGTGCTCTTGTATACAATTTGTTTCCAAAAGGTTCACTACAAAGCTTCATATTTTCACCTGA